gtaaaacaaagtgctacacgtTTTATTGGAGCAaaggtgagtagcctatatttattttgtacatcatttttcaactgcttttttatcacttaattagaagcaccagaaattaaagtgtgtcccatcaggtaatgaaaagttgtacacacacttgtggtcttcatcctcacttgaacacttgggccaaatacagtaaatacatcttAGAActagtcaagtgatcaagtgtaAAAACTGCaaatgtgggtatttggacaaggcaagagttaagctccaaccagctccaaatcacacctgcttggaagtttctagtaatcctgaagaccttgattagctgtaTCAGGTGTGACTgatttggagctaaactgtgctgAGCTGTGGTCCTTCAGGAATAGCTTGGAATTGCCTGGAGGCCCTCCAGGCTTTAAACTGACACAACATAGacttacacagaaaaaaaaaaaaaaaaaaaaaaaaaaaaccctagatTGCATTAGGGTTGCATTTAGCTGTAGACATTTCAGTTAgagaatgaaacaaaaacaaagcacctACGGGAATTTCTGAGTAAATTTTTTGGCTTTGAAGAATGTTGTAGGTTCTTTCTTATAAGATGGTGTTGGGTTCATCTATTTCATATATAACCAAAATTGTTGTTGCATATTACTAGGTTTAGATTGTAATTGAAGAGGAATTGACCTTTGAgagatatatttttgtatgttcatATGAGCAATGTGAACCTCTGTTTGAGTATACTAAAGCCACAGCAAAGTAACTGGAAATGCatgattttaattagatttattttcacTTGTAATAATGTGCTTAAACTGCAAACAACAAACATGTCATTGCATGATGTGACCATGCCTTTTCAGTTGTCGGCCCAAAACTTTGGAATAGTCAATTGATTAATTGCTTAATTATCCCATGAACTTTAACTtggcttcagtgttactttaacactctgTAGATTGGGACAATATGTACTCCGAGCAGAGAGGATTTTGCTGAGGTGCAATACCAATATAACATCTTTTGCTGCTTAATAGGTTAAGAAACGTAATGCTATAACAAGTTCTAAAAGTAACATTCCCCAACGCGGCTTACACACCTCATTGGTTACTGCATTATGCCATTTTTGAAAGTTTAAACTCATAGAGATGTGGAGATGTACGATAGAGAATCAGTCAGTCTGTCTGatccacatttgtttttttaaccaacCAATCAGCCGCCCTTTATTTACTTTCTCTTAGTTGTTATGTAGCCTCTTATGGCACAGTTGCTTAACAAGAGGAAGAGAGAATTGTCTTCACTCTGTTCTCACTTAACCTACAAATTCAAGATCTGATCcatgttataattataatattgttgATGATAGCTGGAGAGACACAGCGATATCAGTACTTACTATGGACATGACGACACCCTCGTTAAACAACAAATCCTAAaggaatgaaaataaaagaaaaaaaaataaattctcaaatgattttttttttttaagttgagatctccaaatttaaaaatgcatgataatggagaatgaaataaaaaacatttaatgcagtGGTGACAGTCATGTACTATGTAGTTCTTTGTGAATCTCAATCAACTGGAAAAATCCACTTTAGGTGATTGACAGCTGTACAATGACAACTTCATTTAGAAACTTAGCAGCATGGGTCTGGAGTCCAATCTGGTGGTTTTCTGAAAGTcctataatgtataaaaataacattaaacctGGCTGTCCACTTTGAAATATCACATTCAGTACTTCTCAATAAATGAGTCGCTGTCATTCGATTCATGATacctaatgtattaactaattaACTTTTTGTTATAGTATTTGATATATTACTGTTAATGTATTCAAGTTGTTAAAATGCAATGTAGAAAGTAATAATAACCTAAatttataaatgctgtaaaaaatgctCTGTTTGTATTAGTCTGCACACTTCCAAAGGAGAAATTGTGAACACAGAAATGTCCAGCAGAGGAATCGGACATTTCTAAATGGTGCAATTCTGAACCTTCATTAAAGTGTTCACTTCCTTAAATGCTCCAATGCTTTCTTGCTTCAACAAAATGATCAGCACTCGGGACATAGCCTATGCTCTGcacaacaattgtttttttttttttaaatgtattgtgtgtgtgtgtgtgtgtgtgtgtgtgtgtgtgtgtgtgtgtgtgtgtgtgtgtgtgtgtgtgtgtgtgtgtgtgtgtgtgtgtgtgtgtgacacattCTTGCTTCAAGGAAGTATACGTTACTTGCCTGCTTAACCTGATTTTATTCTATGCTTTCTTTGTAAATCTAGTTCCATTAATGTTATTagttgctttttctttcttttgtcccCCCTTCATTTTGTGTACCTGAATATTAGATACTCATGAATTTGcctaatgttataatgttaacCTGCTAACTAGCGTGCTGTTTCCCAGCTGCTTTAAAGACATTACAATGTACTTTTTGGTTTAAGTTTGAGTTGTTATTTGCATTATGTTATGATCTTGTAAGTTTGCACATCTCATAAACCTCATATCACTTGATCACCTGCTTGCCTCAGTGGTCTTAGtatgaacaaattattttaatgttattggttaaacattatttatacacaattaaaatctaaaatctaataaATCCTTCCAGTCACCTTTAGCTCACTCACTGGATGGtttgttttatactgttttttgtaaagctgttttggaaaaaaagtaCGTGTTCTTCATCATtccatttacatttgtttgagtAGAGTGAAAGAATTTCTAAAATCAGGTGCACACAAGGAAGCAGTCCATTCAAATAAATATCTTCATGTCAcatgagaaaattatttaaattattgtagaCAAATCCAGTAAAGGCCCACCCACAGTTATTAAAGGCACTGATGAGATGCAGCTCATCATCACTGTGTTCAGTTTGCTCTACAGCAGCATTTGACCTCAGGTAAAGTTATTTATGTGCAAATAtgctcaaaataaagtgtaacatatGAGAAACATTTCATGTGTGCatatatattgtgtatgtgtgtgcaggtgCAGGAGGAGTCATTAGTCACAATGAGGTTTctgatctcactgtgtgtgtcGCTTCTGCTGCTGATTAATGGTGAGTGATTTACAGTCTGTCATGTGCATTAGAATTATATTGTAATGATACTTTCATTCATGTTAATCCATTatgtttatattgtgtatttaattaaCAAGTGAAACAATCAATGGGCAAACTTcacatactgtttatttattaataataataataataataataatgataatattttctaTGTATCTACATTTTCAGGAAAATTagacttttcaaactttttttttattagcttactgaaaaaaaaaaacgatatatttttttcaacaactacatttttgttttgacaaaaaaatgttttatataaatattacttaattACTTAAATAATTTCTTTACCTTGAAAAGATCGGTTAAGACTTCACAGTTGACTGATTCATAGTTGAAAAATTTAATCTTTCCAGATGCCTcccatttgtttttctgtgtgagtTGTGCTCATAAAATCAGCAACAACATTCTGTCTCATCTTGttcaaatgaaatatatgttGTGTAAATAATGGTATGGATACAGCTGCACATATTACACATTAACCCAGACAGATTAAGTCCAAACATTGTGTAAAACTGAACTTTCCCCAAATGCTATCCTGTATACCTTAATATTATAAGTATGTATACCCTGTTGTGTCACAAACAGCTAATTAAGCATATGCTATGCTGATCTGTAAAAAGATATGGAGAGAAGTTGTTCCGTTTTGTGTAATGAAACTGTTTGTGAAGTATGTGAAGATTCAACCACACAGCAAAACTTTTTTCCTTTGAGTCCAAAGGAATTTACAATTATCCATTTGATAGcaatatgagagaaaaaaacagtttctGTGTGGGAGTTGCTGTATGTTAATGTTAGCCTTCCTGTTCTCCATAAGAAGTGTTGTGCTATCTGAAGGCTACAGCCAATTCTTTCCACACACCTTCCCACCCGTGTCCTCAAAGAATAAGAATGTGACATAACGCCACGATGAGTTCTGGGAAACTGCTTTGTTTATCCGCCATACCTGCAGCATAGTGCTACCTTTCTGCTATTGAGTTTAAGGCAGtatttaaattgttgttgtgattgtgaaaaatgtcacCATTTTCCTCTTATATAAAGAACACGGTTAATGCACAgtgacagtgatattaaaagaccaCATTCTGTACACACCTTACTAAAGCATATTAAGTGCAGAAAAACAGGTGAGACCAaaatatgaactttaaatatCCCTGTCTCAATCCATAAGCGCTTTCTACATTTTCATACGTGGTTTTCTAAAGAGAGGAAAATGCTTAAAGattgaatttgtttcattgtaatgtataaatttttggtccccatgaggaaacgagcttataaatcatacaaaattaagttttttgaaaatctaaaaatgcagaaagttctTTTGTGACTGTAGTTTTAGGTGTAGGACGATAGAATgtactgtttgtacagtatggagagtccccgtaaaacacgtgtgtgtgtgtgtgtgtgttcttgtgatAGGAGATGACGCAGGACTCTTACAGCATTGAGGACACTCCTGCCAAAGGCATCGCCGTGGGAACGAGAAAGACacagtgagagagagcgagagagatctGTTTCTAGCGCAGTCAGCACTAAAGTCTCTCACTGCCTTGTTTCGCGGACGGGacggagagtgtgtgtgtgagccatgCGTCTCTGAGCTCCAGCGCTAGCATGCAGAGCAATCCTGAGAAGAGGAGAGACACCGCGTCCCGGGATGGCGAAGGACACCGGGACGAGGCGCAGGCGGACGCGGAGCGGGAGACGCTGATGATGGAGCTCACGCGCCTGGTGCAGAAGAGTGTGAGAGACAGCAGCTGGTGGGAGAGGAGAGGAATAGACTGCAGCATCCTCACCGCAGCCTTCATCAGTTTACcggcaggtacacacacacacacacttaaacaacTTTTCGTTTTAGACACACAGGCTCTTTGGGAGAATCTCCAAACAAACAGAAGAAACCAAATTAACTCCATTATATAAAGTCCATGAAAATTTCCACTTTAAATATTCATtactgtaaagcaaaaaaaaaaaaaaaaaaaaaaaaaagggaacaattatgtattatttaaaaatagtatcgTGATTATATATCTTTACTGATTTAATGAGAATAATTAGGGGaattacaaaaacattcaaaagtaaaatatattagaatagtgagcattttactgaataaaaatgtcacaataatgcatgtatcatgcatgcatatatatgtctggcatatttttttttattattatttatttatttattttttatttttttggagattCACCCAttcatatctgaaaaaaaaactttactttgaaacagttttcactcataatttgtataaatgtacaaataattacaaagaaatgtgaaGTACAGTATTTTTAGTATCTATTGTTTCTTTATcctaaaaatatttgcattttgatttaagttgCTCAGAGTCTAGGGAACATTCAAAGTGTGTTTTTATGCTGTGATTGTTTTCATTTCAACATCATTGTGTTTACAACGGCCGCAGGAGTTGTATGAGGGTGTGTAATGTCATCATCAATAGGGATTATTTTGGATtatgtgcattaaaaacaaattgttgAATGGTTTAGTCATGAAGGTGTGGGACTGTGTGCCAGCCGGTTATTGGGTAAAACTTCTCTTTAACACTGACACAGAAACCAAAACTTCAGTTTCGTGCCAAACGTTCTTTGACTTTCAATCTGAACAACTTGGCTTCTTTATATAGTAAGCTTTTAAGCTTTCAGACATTGAGGacggttaaagggatagttcaggtGAAAAGGAAAAttcagtcttcatttactcacttgttccaaacctgtatgaatttctttcttctgctgaacacaaaagaatgaagaccaaacagttgctggtccccactgacttccataataaGGAAAAGGGGGGCAGTAACTGTTTGCTTACCTtcattcttaaaaatgtcttcCTTTACccttcagcagaagaaagaaactcgtacaggtttggaacaagtgagtaaatgatgacaggattttcaattttgggtgaactatccctttgatatCCAAATTAGTGAGGCGCTCCTGTGGTGGTGGTTGTCATGGCGACCGGTTCATCTGGGTGCCTCCCTCCCATTGGGCAGATCCAGTTTCATGCAGCAGTGGAGCCACTGAGTCGCTTTCAGGGAGAAACCAACAGCGATGGGGGTCAAAACTGcttaattatgagaaaaaagataatttaatagtaatattatactAGCCAAAACAAAAGGACATTGCGTTATTTAATTACCAGCATTATATTTTTTGAACTTTAGCGGCATTCTTTGGATttcagcaaaacaaatatgaaatatgacacCAAAATGCATGATCTACatgatacctttttaaaaaaaaataatacatgataataaataatacccagaaacattcaaataaatataaccattgcctgattaaataattaaaagcagaTATTTCTTCAAACATACCCATCATaacacataatttaattaaaaaagatacCAAATGAAACGTGTATTCACTGCCATAAACGATGATGTCATACGTGTGCGTATTACATGCTCAGTGTATCCACCTTATTCCTAATATGCCTGCTGCATTTGAAATTATAGGAGGCACTTGAGTTCTGCTCAAAAAGACTGCAACAAATCATGATTGCACTACTAATAATCCTTATTTTGACTGAATGGGCTGTACGTTTTTGTGCATTTTCTATTTTCAGAAGTCAGGAGAATAGCGTTAATAGCTCTTTTCAGCCCACTGCATTATTTTCCGCctcattattttcatgtttccttTGTATTCCGCTGTAAGTATTCCGCCGCTGCAGTGATGTTGTTCTTGTGTCTGCAGGGTTCCTGTTGTTGGGTTCGTCTCAGCCGCTGTATTTCCTGTCTGGTGTTCTGATGATGGGCGTGGCTCACGCTGTTATCACTGTTAAAGGAACACACCTGGCCAGTCACGGCACGCTCAGCGAGTCTCCGGCCTGGGCCCACTTCTGGGCCGTCTTCTTCATCGAAGTGAGATTTGCTGCCGATGTGAAATTATTAAACATTGTGAATACAGGGAAATCTATCATTAGAAAGAAAATGCACCAAAAGTACCATGGTTTTCCATTTTCACCTTAATTCCATGTGTTTTGGGTCATCAGTGTATAAGTGAAGTGTGTTTCACATGCAACACGAAAATGCAAAAGTATGGAAAGAATTTAGCTGATTAATTCTTCATGAATTAACTTCATAGATTAAGAGGATTTCGATTAATTTACAGTTTCTATCCGCTCAAGAATGTAGAAGAGTTATAATGTTGGTCATATTCCATGTCAACAGTCTGTACTCATGCATATACAGTGGGCcccaaaaattatttgattttatagttttatatgcattttaaaatatgaatgtaatcAGATTTCCGAATCAAATGTTCAAATTTGTTCAGtttctcttttgctttaatgacaggaGCACTGGAGAATGTGCCAAAAAGCATCTTAATCTTCACTGGAACCAAGAACATCTGacctatatttagtttttaatcattttaattaaattatttacttttttaatgatattattaacaatattaaatatttgcatcatttagatattttaatgtttactaattaattaaaatagcaaattaaagtattcaaaattttttaagtattatttaaaatattttatttattattttaattcaattaaattattaaattgcagcttaaattatttaatgaattaaaatgccacttaataatatttaataataaagtaactgcaattcaaaaaaaggaaaaaattgatGTAGTAACTTTTGTCAgacaagattattaaaatattataaactaaTGAATAAAGATAATATGCCaagcaaaaaaaagcaaaaaaaaacaaatatatgtatatgtatatgtatatgtatatgtatatgtatatgtatatattaatgctgtcaaacaattaatcatgattaattgcatccaaaatacaatatttgtttacataatatatgtgtgtatatttattatgtataaataaaaacaaacacatgcatatatatatatatatatatatatatatatatatatatatatatatatatatatatttattatatatttctatatacataatatacacagtacaaatacatatattatgtaaacaaaaacttttattctggatgtgattaatcatgattaatcatgtgacagcactaatatatatatataatttaatgataaatttacaatttaaatatttcatctaAATATTCAATGcaaattagtgtttttttctaatatttaaattctattattaaatcatcatattaaattaaaatctcgCATGATTTGAGATGTTCCAAAAAGCATCTTCAGTAAAAGCAAGCACATTTGACCATCTGTACAAAGAGCTGCATGATCAATGACACTTATTTACTCACATTTGGTAAAAATGGTGAGCCTAGAAATGGTGCACAATTCTTCATTTACATAATCTTTTAAATACTGCAAAAACCCTTAAATGAGAAAAGATTTTGATGAGATGTGGTCTTCTGTACCCCTGCATGTATCACGTGAGCCGTCTCTGTGGTCTCTCAGGTGTGCGGCTCATTCTCAGCAGGGGCCGGCGTTCAGGCTCACGTCAAGATGCATCACGCTTACACTAATGTGATCGGTCTGGGAGACTCCAGCACCTGGAAAATCCCCTTCCTGCCTCGATGCATCTATCTGTTCATCGCGCCGCTGGCCGTCCCCATCATCACACCCATCGTCGCCATCGGTGAGGCCTTTCAGCCCTTacacacacagcttttcaatGCATCCTAACCAGTTAATATGTGATTAAGCAACAAGAGATAAAACATGTGTGATCATTTTGTGGGGAACTTTTCATTTAAGCATCAGAAATGTTCTGAGTAACAGTGATTTTGTGGttgcacacacattcactgagGATATAAATGACTTTTTGCTAAGCACGGCACATCGACGGAGTTCATTTAACTCTGAGCTGATGTACACTTCATGTATTTACATTTGACCTCTTCTGTGGGTGAGTTTATTCGCTGATGAGAAACCTCATGTGTTTCAGGCCAGCTGAAGGGTCAGTCTCCGCTCCAGATCCTGCGcactgtcctgtgtgtgtgtctgggctttttttctcagtattatcTGCTCAGGTGTGTGTCGGGTCTGTCGTGCAGCTCCGCTTTGCTGCTCATGTTTCTGTGCAGAGCCATGTTCTCCCTGCCGTACATACACGTCAACATATTTCAGGTGagataaaatgccaaaaaaaatttttgggtgatGCACCACTATTTTTGATTTGCATGCTTTCTACAGTTGTTTGAGATACAACCAGAGCATCATCTtcagtaaaatatgaaaaatagctgtttttaaattaaattatttacccTACTTAtcttcagaaaatattaaaattatattttttttgcatgctatAGTTGTTTTGATATGCTcagtaaatatatcaattaaattatttatatcacTTCTCTTTAGAAAACACATTGttataaaatatagcaaaaatgaaaatagatttgtttttgcatgcaatAATTTGTTTTGCatgctcaaaaatataaattaaattatttacaccacttttcttcagaaaatataaaatatagtggtttttgcatgcaatttttgttttacagtacatgctcagaaaatatacatttaattatttatactacctatcttcagaatttttttttttaatatagtggtTTTTGCATGctcagtaaatatgttaaattatttataccacttacttttagaaaatataaaaatatagttatttttgcatgtttcgtgaatatgaattacattatttacacttcttttcttcataaaatataaaatatagcagTTTTTGCATGctcagaaaatataaattatatataccatctaaaaaaaaaacagttgtattgTATGCTGTAGTTGTATTTGCATGctcagaaaatataaatgtacactataactatcttcagaaaatatagaaatatagttGTTTTTGCATGCTAGTGAtgtacagaaattacacacttcagctatAATCAAAGATACAGTGGTGATAGTTAATGAATCTCTTGCAGCTAGTATTATTGTGGTCTTGAGCTTTATCCAGAGACCGCACACAACCCACTATCATCAAAACTCTTTTGCCGTACAGtaacacttcatcactacatTATTCTGTCGTCTCTCTCGGGCTCATAAAAGTAATCATTCTGAGTGTGAACTTTCCAAGCTACTCAGCTGAAGTCTGCATCAATCCATCCCTGTCTTTGTGTGCCTCTCCGTCCTTTCCCGCGAGACCCCCTCAATACGGCTTTGTTCTCCTCTCCTGCTGGCGAGGTTCACAGGGTTCAACTGCAGAAAAAAGTCAAACGGCGGAGAACAATTCACGCATGATTTTCCCAGGCAGAGCAAAGGGAGAATGTACTTTTGTATTGTGCTGATCCTCTGAGGTATTT
This region of Cyprinus carpio isolate SPL01 chromosome B12, ASM1834038v1, whole genome shotgun sequence genomic DNA includes:
- the LOC109083460 gene encoding fatty acid desaturase 6, whose amino-acid sequence is MQSNPEKRRDTASRDGEGHRDEAQADAERETLMMELTRLVQKSVRDSSWWERRGIDCSILTAAFISLPAGFLLLGSSQPLYFLSGVLMMGVAHAVITVKGTHLASHGTLSESPAWAHFWAVFFIEVCGSFSAGAGVQAHVKMHHAYTNVIGLGDSSTWKIPFLPRCIYLFIAPLAVPIITPIVAIGQLKGQSPLQILRTVLCVCLGFFSQYYLLRCVSGLSCSSALLLMFLCRAMFSLPYIHVNIFQHIGLPMFSPTNRPKRIYQMTHGVLNLPRNPLLDWTFGHSLISCHVEHHLFPFLSDNMCLKVKPLVSQYLKEKKLPYHEDAYISRLSLFFHRYQELMVFAPPITELVGIQ